The Pongo abelii isolate AG06213 chromosome 23, NHGRI_mPonAbe1-v2.0_pri, whole genome shotgun sequence genome includes a window with the following:
- the CBY1 gene encoding protein chibby homolog 1 has translation MDKCQKHDVECEKPDANEDSLCKSVHVQWPGEGSVGFAFIRTKMPFFGNTFSPKKTPPRKSASLSNLHSLDRSTREVELGLEYGSPTMNLAGQSLKFENGQWIAETGVSGGVDRKEVQRLRRRNQQLEEENNLLRLKVDILLDMLSESTAESHLMEKELDELRISRKRK, from the exons ATGGATAAATGTCAGAAACATGATGTTGAGTGTGAGAAGCCAGATGCAAACGAGGACTCACTGTGCAAGTCTGTGCATGTACAGTGGCCAG GAGAAGGGAGCGTTGGCTTTGCTTTCATCAGGACAAAGATGCCTTTCTTTGGGAATACGTTCAGTCCGAAGAAGACACCTCCTCGGAAGTCGGCATCTCTCTCCAACCTGCATTCT TTGGATCgatcaacccgggaggtggagctgggctTGGAATACGGATCCCCAACTATGAACCTGGCAGGGCAAAGCCTGAAGTTTGAAAATGGCCAGTGGATAGCAG AGACAGGGGTTAGTGGTGGTGTGGACCGGAAGGAGGTTCAGCGCCTTCGCAGGCGCAACCAGCAGTTGGAGGAAGAGAACAATCTCTTGCGGCTGAAAGTGGACATCCTGTTAGACATG CTTTCAGAGTCCACTGCCGAATCCCACTTAATGGAGAAGGAACTGGATGAACTGAGGATCAGCcggaagagaaaatga